A portion of the Bactrocera neohumeralis isolate Rockhampton chromosome 2, APGP_CSIRO_Bneo_wtdbg2-racon-allhic-juicebox.fasta_v2, whole genome shotgun sequence genome contains these proteins:
- the LOC126760446 gene encoding probable cytochrome P450 12e1, mitochondrial translates to MLSRHLKQIDHIGSRHLRVSRVRTFAVQVESKQNNASDVDLEKARPYSEVPGPGKLELIRLFMPGGLLAKKPFFDAFREMGKTYGELFRFPGIFGKPEVIIDLNPSDYSVIFRNEGPLPYRRVFDTFVYHREKHRPEFFQGVDGIISTSGEKWAKMRTAVNPILMQPKNAKLYLNTLLDINNEFLERIRHIRDPSTMEVPDEFHDDINRLSFEGIAGIALNTRLGLIQKNRDTVEGKEIMKSIRNFFLLFEELEVKPSIWKYVKTPKFYDMMKTLDSMTDICNKYINEALMRIEHDSEGNLTSALGKEKSVLEKLVRVDKKFAVVMALDMMIAGIDTTASTLTGILLCIAKNPDKQQKLFVELKQILPEKDSQLTTQNMQNLPYLRACIKEGIRRYPLFPGTMRRLPNDVVLSGYRIPAGTDICIGANMVMHDERYTSQPDKFMPERWLRNDRSAQALEAQITNPFLYVPFGFGPRSCMGKRIVNLELEVTLACLVRNFQIEFNYPTENAFAMKFISVPQIPLKFKFIDRGA, encoded by the exons ATGTTATCGAGGCATTTAAAGCAAATTGATCACATCGGTTCGCGGCATTTGCGCGTTTCAAGGGTACGGACTTTTGCCGTGCAAGTAGAGTCTAAG caaaacaatGCGAGTGATGTGGACTTAGAGAAGGCGCGGCCGTATTCAGAAGTGCCTGGGCCAGGTAAACTCGAACTAATACGGTTATTCATGCCAGGAG GTTTATTAGCCAAGAAACCATTTTTTGATGCCTTTCGTGAAATGGGCAAGACTTATGGAGAGCTTTTTCGGTTTCCCGGCATATTTGGCAAACCCGAAGTTATAATCGATTTGAATCCCTCGGATTATTCGGTTATTTTTCGTAATGAAGGACCATTGCCTTATCGACGCGTTTTCGACACCTTCGTCTATCATCGTGAAAAACATCGTCCCGAATTCTTTCAGGGCGTCGACGGTATTATATCCAC CTCTGGCGAAAAATGGGCGAAAATGCGTACGGCTGTGAATCCAATACTCATGCAACCGAAAAATGCCAAGCTGTACTTGAATACGCTATTGGATATTAATAACGAATTCCTAGAAAG AATACGGCACATACGCGATCCCAGTACAATGGAAGTGCCCGACGAATTCCACGACGATATCAATCGACTTTCTTTTGAGGGCATCGCAGGCATTGCGCTGAATACACGACTCggtttaatacaaaaaaatcgtgaTACTGTCGAAGGTAAAGAGATCATGAAGAGCATACGCAATTTCTTTTTACTCTTCGAAGAGCTAGAGGTTAAACCTTCCATATGGAAGTATGTGAAAACACCAAAATTCTATGATATGATGAAGACTCTAGACTCGATGACGGACATCTGCAATAAGTACATTAACGAagcgctaatgcgcattgaacaCGATAGCGAGGGCAACCTTACATCGGCGCTGGGCAAAGAGAAGAGCGTGTTGGAGAAATTAGTGCGCGTGGATAAGAAATTTGCCGTAGTAATGGCGCTGGATATGATGATAGCTGGTATTGATACG ACCGCCTCCACCTTGACAGGTATATTGTTATGCATTGCGAAGAATCCTGATAAACAACAAAAGCTATTTGTAGAACTTAAGCAAATATTGCCAGAAAAAGATTCGCAGCTGACAactcaaaatatgcaaaatctgCCTTACCTGCGCGCCTGCATCAAAGAGGGCATACGCCGCTATCCTCTCTTCCCGGGTACGATGCGTCGTTTGCCCAACGATGTAGTGTTAAGCGGATATCGTATACCTGCCGGTACTGACATCTGCATCGGCGCTAATATGGTGATGCATGATGAACGTTATACGTCGCAGCCGGATAAATTCATGCCGGAGCGTTGGTTGCGTAACGATCGATCTGCCCAAGCTCTGGAGGCGCAAATTACGAATCCATTTTTGTATGTACCCTTCGGCTTTGGTCCACGCAGTTGTATGGGCAAGCGTATTGTCAATTTGGAGTTGGAAGTCACTTTGGCGTGTTTGGTGCGTAATTtccaaattgaatttaattatccAACCGAAAATGCATTCGCAATGAAGTTCATCAGCGTGCCGCAAATACCGCTCAAGTTCAAATTCATCGACAGAGGAGCGTAG
- the LOC126760382 gene encoding probable cytochrome P450 12e1, mitochondrial produces MLSRHLIKYNAIVGYTLRSTALRGYATALEHTQINETASATNEWENARPYSEMPGPSKFEMIREFLPGGAFYKKTFIEGMTNMTKKYGNVYRFPPMFGKPEMVLDLNPNDYPIIFRNEGIWPERRSFEAFIYHRKVHREDFFQGVSGLLTTTGEEWAKIRTAVNPVLMQPKNAKLYLNTLLEVNDEFLERIRHIRDPLTLEVPDDFLDDINRLTLEGVVGIALNTRLGMIHKNRDNPDSKLFLKEIRNFFELTEEVEIKPSIWKIIKTPKFRQLMKTLDSLTALCNKYIDEALKRIDLDSEGKFTSEENKEKSVLEKLLKIDRRIAVVMALDMMMAGVDTTSSTLTGILFCIAKNPDKQQKLFEELKSILPNKDSRLTIENMNNLPYLRACIKEGMRYHPIIAGTMRRLPNDVVLSGYRIPAGTDVSVSSNLLLRNEKFVVEPNKYIPERWLRNDTEGNKYQLNNPFLFLPFGFGPRSCVGKRIVDLELEVTLARLVRNFMIEFNYSTDNAFVPKMVFIPAIPLKFRFEERKE; encoded by the exons ATGTTATCGCGTCATCTGATCAAATACAATGCAATTGTCGGGTATACGTTGAGGTCAACGGCTTTAAGGGGGTATGCAACAGCTTTGGAACATACGCAG ATAAATGAGACAGCGTCTGCTACGAACGAATGGGAAAATGCACGTCCATATTCAGAGATGCCGGGACCGAGCAAGTTTGAAATGATTCGTGAATTTTTACCAGGAG GCGCGTtttataagaaaacatttattgaaGGAATGACcaatatgacaaaaaaatatggcaatGTCTATCGATTTCCCCCCATGTTTGGCAAACCAGAAATGGTTTTGGATCTTAATCCAAACGATTATCCAATAATATTTCGAAATGAGGGCATTTGGCCAGAACGGCGTTCTTTCGAAGCCTTCATTTATCATCGTAAGGTGCACAGAGAGGATTTCTTTCAAGGCGTCAGTGGACTATTGACAAC aaCTGGCGAAGAATGGGCAAAAATACGTACCGCCGTTAATCCCGTTCTAATGCAACCCAAAAATGCCAAACTCTACTTAAACACTTTACTCGAAGTCAATGACGAATTTCTCGAAAG AATACGTCACATACGCGATCCTTTGACACTCGAAGTTCCCGATGACTTTCTTGATGATATTAATCGTCTCACCTTAGAGGGTGTGGTGGGCATCGCACTAAATACCCGTTTAGGAATGATACATAAAAATCGGGATAATCCAGATAGTAaactatttttgaaagaaattcgaaatttttttgaattaaccGAAGAGGTAGAAATCAAGCCATCCATTTGGAAGATAATCAAAACACCGAAGTTCCGTCAACTGATGAAAACATTGGATTCGCTTACAGCGTTgtgcaataaatatattgatgAGGCGCTAAAGCGAATTGATTTGGATAGTGAGGGTAAATTCACCTCAGAGGAAAATAAGGAAAAGAGTGTTTTGGAGAAGCTATTGAAAATTGATCGCAGAATCGCTGTGGTTATGGCCTTAGATATGATGATGGCTGGCGTCGACACA ACAAGTTCCACCTTAACGGGCATATTATTTTGCATCGCCAAAAATCCGGACAAACAACAGAAACTATTCGAGGAACTCAAAAGCATTCTACCAAATAAGGACTCTCGCTTAACTATAGAGAATATGAACAATCTTCCCTATCTGCGCGCCTGCATTAAAGAGGGCATGCGCTATCATCCCATTATTGCCGGCACTATGCGTCGCCTGCCGAACGATGTTGTGCTGAGTGGATATCGCATACCGGCCGGTACTGATGTTTCGGTTAGCTCCAATTTGCTGTTGCGTAATGAGAAGTTTGTGGTAGagccaaataaatatattccagAGCGTTGGCTACGTAATGACACAGAGGGTAACAAATATCAACTCAATAACCCTTTTCTATTTCTTCCATTCGGCTTCGGTCCACGTAGTTGCGTGGGCAAACGAATTGTGGACCTGGAATTGGAGGTGACTTTGGCACGTTTGGTGCGCAATTTCATGATAGAATTCAATTATTCAACGGACAATGCGTTCGTACCGAAAATGGTATTCATACCAGCTATACCACTTAAATTCCGATTCGAAGAAAGAAAAGAGTGA